In the Ranitomeya imitator isolate aRanImi1 chromosome 2, aRanImi1.pri, whole genome shotgun sequence genome, tgtagccgtaagattTTGGACCTGCAGATACAAATTCAGTGATGTAAGTATCTGCAGGCATCTCACAGGTCAATTCCCCCAGATAATCACCTAAAGGAGGACTCCACTCACCTTCTCTATGCACAAAAATAAcggaatctgtgtcgtgataaagacaCCTTTCCTGCAGCTTGTCCAGTAGAGTAAAGCTCTACTctggcatacgctgttgtaaagcaggctataaaaatgtttgtgtttctgTTGACGGTGTGGTGTCCTTCTGTATATTTCCAATCAATTGTTGCGGTTTCATCATCAATAAAATGCACCATTGAAATGTCATAGTACGGTAAAAAAAACATGTTGAAAAAGCTCATCGGGATTGCTaataatgctggtacatgataaatTAGATCTCTGGGCAAACTCCGCTGAGAGCTTCATTATCTACAAAACCCAATATAATCAAACGGGGAAGAGAACCTAAACAAAAGTTCTCATGGTTGGAGATTCGTGTCCCTGCAGGAATGCTGTACACTTTCATGCATACCCTATCAATAGCGTATTTTGCTGTGGCATTTAACAGGGCTTGACAATGGCCTATCCGTACAGCTGGCGAAACTTGTACTCTCTTTACATAGAGAGAGGCTTGTAAAATTTGTACTTTAAGCAGATCAGCTTCAGCCGACATCAGACAGAAAGAGTCGTTATTTCGTGTTAACTTGATCTTAAGGTCAATTCTGTTCAATATAAGCTTCGTCTGATTAAATATATCACCAAAAATCGGTCCTAAAAGATTAACAGGTATATCATCGCTGGCAACCTTCAAGGAGTCAATACGCTCATTAATCGCTCTTATGAGATCCGTAATATTTGAATAATAGCCCGACTTTACAAAATCTTCCCTTAATACATCACCTCGTTTACCAATAAAGAAATTGCCTTCATTCTGTTCAAACGTATACAGGGTTAATTTTATAAGGAGGAGATACAAAAAGTACCAACGGATGAGAATCGTCTCTATaaagtagaaaagattttgagaaaaaaatgtgTCAGATGTTCGACAGTTTATCTCGTCAAATGGGTTGGATATCCGGAAAAATTTAACAGTTGGATAAAAGATTCCCAGCTGGCGGATATATAAGAATGGAATCCGGTTCATTTTTTATTACCTTCCCCGTTTGATTATATTGGGTTTTGCAGATAATGAAGCTCTCAGCGGAGCGTATAATAAAAACCCGTTGAACTTTCATCATTATAACATGAATAATGCGTCTTTATTTTTGGATGGCCAGCAGATTCCGGCCCTGCCGTATCAACCCAATTTCAATATTGATCTAGCAGTTAGAGAATATATGGCCCTCGCCCATATATCTGGTaaacaaaaggctgattgtgctctAGCGATTGATCGAGAAGAATTTATGGATGGATTCACATACTTTGCATTTGATTTATCAGCTGATCAAGAACCTGGAGAACACTTCtcactcattaaaacaggtaacctacGTGCCGAAGTACGCTTTGCTTTTCCTACCCCACACACTGTAAATATGATGGTGTATGCCTTGAACTCATCTATTCTAGATATTAATAACCGTCGTAAAGTCTTGTATGATTTCTACTGATGATTGACTCCATGCAAATTATAAGGCTGATGAAGAAGGATTGTTATACAGAACGAATATTTTCTggggtgtttccgtgtgatttgcttccggaagaaagagtgactaagAGACCCGCGGCCTATATAGTGAACACCGACAACTCAAAGAATAGCGGAAAAAAATGGATAATGATTTTACTATGCGATGATAAGAAGGCCATTTTTTTTGATAGTTATGGTTTCTCCCCGGACAACGTACTTTTACCTGACGAGTTTGTAAAGTTCTTAAAGAGAAATAGTGAACTATACTGCTATCAAGATAAGCAGCTCCAGGAAACATATAGTACTGATTGCGGCCATTATTGTGCGTTTATTCTGAAACATTTGGCCAGGGGATGGACATATAGTGAGATATTATGTCAATTTACTAATTAATGATAACAGTTTATGATTTTGTAATGCGCAATTCAGCTGGGTCAAGCTTTAATAATTGCAGCtctcataataataatttttatttatatagcgccaacatattccgcagcgctttacaaattatagaggggacttgcacagacaatagacattacagcataacagaaatacagttcaaaacacatACCAggaagaatgagggccctgctcgcaagcttacaaactatgaggagaaggggagacacgagaggtggatggtaacaattgctatagttattcggaccagccatggtgtaaggctcgggtgttcatgtaaagctgcatgaaccagttaactgcctaagtatgtaataaTTAATGTAATAAATATGTAATAATCATAATATTTACCAAATATACAGGGCTCTTTGTTCAGTATGAATAAATGAATACATTCATTACTGAAATGAGAGCAACTGACTTTACTCCTGGATAAACAAATTGAGACCAGTTGACTTTTACAACTCAGAACCTAAACTAGGCAACAGGTGATTCCTTGAGGAAAATGTTTATTCGGTGTAGTGTAATATCTCAGACTGCCAACAAAAGCACAGTTGTAAGgtattttttgctttttggataAACAAATGAACTTATTTTTGGTCTTGAAAAAACTTTGAATAGCTAAAGAACTTTGTCCTATGTAACACCTGCTGCTAATGACTCTACAAGATGGAATCTTCAAAATGCCTGTAGCCTAAGAAATATTATGTTTTCATCTATATGATTGTAATAGCGAGTGTTGAGTGATAATTGATTTAATTAAAATGAAAATAACTATTATCTGAAAAAAAGATTTGTTTAATTGCTCTGTATTGTGGATTTCAAGAAACGCGTTATAACTGATTGATTCTAATTGAACAATGAAATTTATTCATACATCTTTATAAAATGTCATTGATTTTGTTCAATAAACATTATAACTTTTATCTGAAAACCACGTCTCTCGTTCTTTATTTTACTCCTTTTTAGCGTATCAAATTGACAATAAAAGCATAATATCAACGCTATACATAATAGAACCTATATAAATAATAGCTGCAGCAAAAACCTATATAATTTTTGTCCCTATAAAATAATAGGCACAATCAGATTCTGATTATCGGATCAATCCCACTTTGTTTCTCTTTGGAATAATTATTGGCCCTATAAAATAATAGGCACAAGGAAACAATTCTCATTAACGTATCAATCGGCTTATAAAACAGCGCACTTTGTTATCAATTTGTAGGAATCGTGCCAGTAATCAATACTACGATCGACGTATAATAACTATTTTATTCCCCTTAATACACTACGATAGCCATACAATATTTAATTCTCTATAAGATCAATTTGATACCAATTTGATATCACTTTGATATCAATTTGAtagtgggcggggcacctgtcagatttctTTTTGATGAAACATCCCTCCCCCTTACTACTCATTTTTATAATAGCAAATGTTTTAATAAAACACTTACTAACAATTAGAAACAAGTTTTCAGGCGCAATTATATACAGTGTATTAATGTGAAATATTCTACGCACACGGTTGATATATAGGGGTGTTTTCACGATTCTATTTGCTTTTTTGCTTAACAGACATTTATTGATAATTTCATACATTTCGCAATCATTTAGTTTTTAATGCTTGTCTCTTTTCCCTTATATATTTAACTTTATTatgactgtaatttttttttatcttgtttgATTTGCTATTGAAAAAAGAAAATTGCTACTTCCAcatgtgaattttttgatgtttaatAAGAATTGACTTTTGtgcaaacatttcccacattcagaacatgaaaatggcctctTCCATcagtgacttctctgatgtctagTAAGATGTTGTTTCCGGCTAAaagatttgccacattctgaacatgaatacggcttctcccctgtgtgaattctctgatgcttaACAAGATCTGTTTTATTtctaaaacgtttcccacattctgaacatgaatatggcttcacccctgtgtgaattctctgatgattaTCAAGATTTGTTTtacttgtaaaacatttcccacattctgaacatgaaaatggcttctcccctgtgtgacttatcTGATGCTTACCAAGACTTGTTTTAtgcgtaaaacatttcccacattctgaacatgaatatggcttctcccctgtgtgacttctctgatgtgcagCAAGATGCGATTTcagactaaaacatttcccacattctgaacatgaaaatggcctttcccctgtgtgacttctctgatgtcttgTAAGATTCCATTTCCGTTTAAAATatatcccacattctgaacaagaaaatggtttctcccctgtgtgatttttcTGATGGTTATTAAGCTGTGCTTTTTGCTTAAAATATTTTCTACATTGGGAACATGAATAAGGTTTCTTCTCTGTGTGAGTTCTCTCGTGGCTAATAAGATTTGATTTACCAGTAAAACATTTTTTGCATTCTGGgcatgaatatggcttttcccctgtgtgaattctcaggtGTAAAACCAGATTTGATTTACTACGAAacaatttaccacattctgaacaagaatatGGCAaaacccctgtgtgaattctctggtgtgcaATAAGACTTGAATTCTtagtaaaagatttcccacattctgaacatgaacaaAGCTTCCTTCCAGTATGACTTTTATCATGTATAAGAAGACTTGATTTTTGggaaaaatattttccacattttgaacaagaatatggcttctcaccagtgtgaattctctgatgtataacaagatatgatttaactgtaaaacatttcccacattctttgCATGAAtaagacttctcccctgtgtgacatctATAATGTATAACAAGTTGTGCTTTACTTGTAAAacctttaccacattctgaacacaaaaatggcttttcacctgtgtgacttctctggtgtataacaagctGTGATTTCAGAAtataacctttcccacattctgaacaccaaTATGGTTTCTCCTTTGAGTGTATTTTCTGATGTAAAACAAGatatgatttctggctaaaacatttcccacattctgaacatgaatatggcttttcccctgtgtgacttctattATGTATAATTAAAAGTGATTTCTGgcgataacatttcccacattttgaacaagtATATGGCTTCTCACCTCTGTGTTTTCTCTTATGTGTAATGAGAGTTGATTTATgtggaaaacatttcccacattctgaacatgaatatggcttcttccctgtgtgaactCTCTGATGTATAATAAGATGCGTTTTCAGTTTATAATGTTTTCCACAGTCTGAACATGAATGTGGCTTCTCTCCTTTGTGATCTGGTTGACTGTTTATAAGACTCCAGGACATTTTATCAGTTTGAGATGAATTAGGAGATGACGTGATAATAGCTTGCTCTTCATATGTAGCTCTTTTGATATTCAGATCAAGATGTCCTTTTGTGTtcatggtacagtcatctgccaataataaaatttattattttggagttatAATCCCTTAAAAGTCTGTTCATATTGTGTAACATTTTCCCCAAACATGTCTGAAATTTCATCAAAAATGACAAATCAAGATGTAATTTGTGATTAAAATATTTCCTATATTCTGAACATGGCACGTCTGAGTCCTGTCATGAGTAAAAAGATATGATTCTTGTGTAAAACATTTTTAACATTCTGAGTATGAAAATTATTTTCTTCATATGActtctatatacagctctggcaaaaattaagagaccactgcaaaatgttcagtttgtccgtttttttcctctttataggtatatttttgagtaaaatgtaaattgttcttttattctataaacttctgacaaaatgtctccgaatttccaagcaataaattttgtatttttttctgacaaagaaaaatggtaaaaataaaaaaacagtgctttcagacctcaaataatgcaaagaaaacaagttcataatcatttacaaacaacaatactaatgttttaattcaggaagcgttcagaaatcaatattttgtggaataaccatgatttttaatcacagttttcatgcgtcttggcatgctttcccccagtcttttacactgcttctggtgcaaaaatttaaacagttcttctttgtgtgatggcttgtaactatccatcatcctcttgattacattccagaggttttcaatggggttcaggtctggagattggactgcccatgacaggattttgatgtggtagtctcttaatttttgccagagctgtatataacaaGTTGTGATTCCTagtgaaaacatttcccacatgaatgTGGCTTCTTCACTGTGTCATTTCACTGATGTAAAACAAGTTTTGATTcgaaacatgaatatggcttctctctgtGTGACCTCTCTGATGTATagtaagtagggatgagcgaaccctaACTAAAAAGTTCAAAGTTTGTACTGGACTTCTAGTGTCCGATACCAGACCTGAAACAAAGACTACTTAATCTATGTCCAGTTTTCTGTTTGAGTCCGGATGTctaacaaagcttgttgaaaggctgcagagcAGCCAATCAACATGTTTCAAGGTTGTGGGCACTTCCGGctccatcacagccatgtcaattaATGGCATGGCTATGATTGACCAGTGCAACATGTGACATGGCCTGacactaaaaataaaaattaaaaaaaacacacagtttTAAAACTCGCAAAGGGaaaacaaacagctgtgagctggtatgTTCAGACTGGGAAGGGACAATATCCATGCAGCTTTAcaacctattaatatcagttcGCAGCTGTCTGATTTGCCTTAGCtatttattaaaaatagggggccctaaaaaatgatgtagggtcccccctattttttaataaccagctaaggcaaagtagacagctgcaggctgatattaatagccacggATATATCaatcctcagccgccccagaaatggcgcatccattaaatgtgccaattctggtacttagcctcagCTTTTCCCgcttgccctggtgtgttggcaagcGAGGTAATGGtttttgaggttgatgtcagctttgtaatgtcagctgacatcaaacgcccccattactaattcagtaagttagggaaaaaaaattcacacacacacaggaaaaacaTTTCTGAACTTGGTAATAACTTTTTCCATATTCTCAACATAAAATGGTTTCTCACCTTTCTGAGCTGTTTGAGGTTTCTCAACCCTTATGTGAATTTCATTTTGCTTATCAGTCTGTGATGAATCAGAAGATGAGGATATATCTGTGATAACAGCAGGCCCTTCATACGTAGCTGTTGTAACATCAAGATTATCTGATATGAAATCTGATTTCAGAGGTTCTGCTGAGCTCCTGGTAAAGTCATCTgacaaaaataaaactttttttgagTAATAATACCTTTAAAAATGTTTCTATTTTATAACGCTTTACCCAAACTTACAGTTATAACAAGTCACaaggttagggctcatactcaaaaTAGAAGTGtcagtcttgggcaagctatttgtccaaggcagatttaagaaaacctgccatgggcgcttttattttttaaatggacaagATGGTAGTGGGGTCGTCCATTTCTTTCCCCGACCCTTGGTTTTCTATGTGGCCtaaggccacaggtttgtttg is a window encoding:
- the LOC138666096 gene encoding zinc finger protein 665-like isoform X1; this encodes MMDRIREGNMAETILNLTLEILFRITGENYMIVKKESSDHCQASVPEGWAEILSPITGSPLHPRIHEDINDQKILELTYKMIELLTGEVPIRCQDVTVYFSMEEWEFLEGHKDQYKEIMMEVPQPHTSPDDFTRSSAEPLKSDFISDNLDVTTATYEGPAVITDISSSSDSSQTDKQNEIHIRVEKPQTAQKDDCTMNTKGHLDLNIKRATYEEQAIITSSPNSSQTDKMSWSLINSQPDHKGEKPHSCSDCGKHYKLKTHLIIHQRVHTGKKPYSCSECGKCFPHKSTLITHKRKHRGEKPYTCSKCGKCYRQKSLLIIHNRSHTGEKPYSCSECGKCFSQKSYLVLHQKIHSKEKPYWCSECGKGYILKSQLVIHQRSHTGEKPFLCSECGKGFTSKAQLVIHYRCHTGEKSYSCKECGKCFTVKSYLVIHQRIHTGEKPYSCSKCGKYFSQKSSLLIHDKSHTGRKLCSCSECGKSFTKNSSLIAHQRIHTGVLPYSCSECGKLFRSKSNLVLHLRIHTGEKPYSCPECKKCFTGKSNLISHERTHTEKKPYSCSQCRKYFKQKAQLNNHQKNHTGEKPFSCSECGIYFKRKWNLTRHQRSHTGERPFSCSECGKCFSLKSHLAAHQRSHTGEKPYSCSECGKCFTHKTSLGKHQISHTGEKPFSCSECGKCFTSKTNLDNHQRIHTGVKPYSCSECGKRFRNKTDLVKHQRIHTGEKPYSCSECGKSFSRKQHLTRHQRSH